Below is a genomic region from Paenibacillus rhizovicinus.
GACAAGATTCCACCTCTTGCTTTCATTTTGCAATCATCGTAACACAAAAGATTTCGAAACGGAATGAAAATATTTCATTCGGTTTCGGATTGGAACGGAAACGAATTCACTTATTTTCAAAAAGTAGGACGGTTGGTATAATCGGTGAAAGACGGGCTGTAGAACTGCCTTAGATGCATATGCGGCCTCAATCGATTCAACAGAAAGAAGGCCTACGCAAAATCATTCCCAACAGAAGGAGCTGCGTAAACGTGTTGAAAGCGGCTGTAATCCGGCAGGCGCTGCCGGCCGATTGGTTCGAACTCGGCGAGCTGCAGGCAAGAAGCTATCACGATGCCTACCGCAGACTGCTGCCGAATGATTTCTTGAGCAAAGTGACCGCGGAGAACCGGCAAGCCGGTTGCCGGGAGCGGCTGAGAGACAATCAGGAGTATACCGCGATGCTGCTCGTCGACAATAGGGCGGCAGGATACATAAGTCTGGGATTGCCAATCGATGCGCGGAGCGAAGACGGTGAAATCACCGCTTTGTATTTGCTGCGCGAATACTGGGGACACAAGTTAGGGACGAGGCTGATGGGTTGGGGAATGGAGCGGCTGCGGGAGCGGGGCTGTACGACGGCCGGCTTGTGGGTGCTGGAGAAGAACGCGGGGGCGAGGCGTTTCTACGAACGGCGGGGCTTTCGGCCAGACGGCCAACAGCGCGTCGTTATGCGGGGGGATGCTTTTGTCCAGCTGAGGTACGAGAAGGAGATTGAAGCATGAAGAGAAGAAACGCGGTACTGGCGATCCTGCTGCTGGTCGTGGCGGTCGCCTATTTCGCCTTCCATCAGACGGGGTATGCGTTCACGGAGAAGGAAGCGCTGCGCAGCGCAGGCGTATATAACGGGCTGACGAAAGCGTACGAGCAGCCGTTCGGCAGTGACGTCATCGTCATGATGTCGAACGGAAGCCAGAGCAGAGTGCAGATCGTGCATAACAAATTCGGCTTCCTGCACAAGCCGGGCACATCCGTCGAGATGGCTGCTCTGGATGGGCAGTCCAGTGTTCGTTATGCTTGGTTTTCGACGGGGGCGAGCGGCAAAGACGGCAAGCGTGAGATCGTATTTGCCGCCGAGTCATCGGATGCCGCCATCCGGAAAGTGATCATCAGCAACGATCGGCTGAATGCGCCGAAGGACAGTGCGGAAGTGAAGAAGAACGCGTCCGTGTACGTCGAATTGGATGTCGCGAAGCAATACGGCATCGTGGTCGAGGAGCTGGAAGCACAGGAAATCGGCAGCTTCGTCGTTCGAGGCGCCGATGCGGACGGGCGAATCGTAACGGGAACGTAAGCACAAGCGCAGCGCGCACGGAGTTTAACGAGCACTGAGATCATCGTGTTGGTCCCGGATGGGTATACTATCCAATAGAGGTTCTTTTTACACCATTCATCATTGTTCGATATTTTATAGGGGGGGTTGCCAGTTTATGAACGGACAAGCGAGCCCGGGGACGATCATCTCTTTCCGGGGCGTCACGAAACAGTACGAAGGAGACGACGCCGTACTGAAGAACGTCAGCTTCGAGATCGAACGAGGCAAATTTTACACGCTGCTGGGACCTTCCGGCTGCGGCAAAACGACGATATTGCGCCTTATCGCGGGCTTTACGGAACCGACGAAGGGCGAGATTTATTTTGACGGCAAGCTGATCAACCACGTGCCCGCGAACAAGCGTCAAGTGAATACGGTGTTTCAGGACTACGCCCTGTTCCCGCATTTGAACGTGTTCGAGAACATCGCGTTCGGCCTGCGCATCAAGAAGATGAAACAGGCGGACATCAAGGAGAAGGTGCTGGAGGCGCTCCGTTTCGTCAACCTCGCCGGCTACGAGAACCGGGAGATCACGGAGATGTCCGGCGGCCAGCGGCAGCGCGTCGCGATCGCCCGGGCCATCGTGAACCGTCCGGAAATCATTCTGCTCGACGAGCCGTTGTCGGCGCTCGATCTGAAGCTTCGCACCGAGATGCAGGTGGAACTGCGCGATTTGCAGCGGCGTCTGGGCATTACGTTTATTTTCGTGACACACGACCAGGAGGAAGCGCTCGCGATGTCGGATGAAATCTTCGTGCTGAACGAGGGCAAAATCCAGCAAAGCGGCACGCCGACGGACATTTACGACGAGCCGATCAACCGTTTCGTGGCTGATTTCATCGGAGAGTCTAATATCGTGGCCGGCCGGATGACGGCGGACTTCCTGGTTGAATTCGCGGGCAAAACGTTTACGTGCGTCGACCAAGGGCTGCAGCCGAACGAACCGGTCGATATCGTCATTCGTCCCGAGGATCTCGAGATCACGCGCGCGGGCGAAGCGAAGCTGCAGGTGCGCGTCGAAGCGCAGCTGTTCCGCGGCGTTCACTATGAGATCCAATGCGCCGACGAGGCGGGCAACCGCTGGCTCGTGCACTCCACGCGCAAGGCGGAGGTCGGCGAAGCGATCGGCCTGACGTTCGACCCCGAAGCCATTCACGTCATGCGGTTTAACGAGACGGAAGAAGAGTTCGACAAGCGGCTGGAGGCGTACGCATGAGGCCGGCTGCGGAAGCGCTGGCGCAGAACCGTTCGCTGCCCCGTTCGCGCAATCTCTATCTCGTGCCCTATATGCTCTGGATGGTGCTGTTCGTCTTCGCGCCGATCCTCTTGATCGTATACGATTCGCTGTTCGACGTGGAGGGCGCCTTCACGTTCTCGAACTATGTGCATTTCTTCACGCCCGTCTATATGAAAATGACGTTCAGCTCGTTCTGGTACGCCTTCCTCATTACGGCCTTCTCGCTGCTGGTCGGTTATCCGGCGGCATACCTGCTGACGAAGACGAAGCATAAGCAGCTATGGCTGCTCCTGATTATTCTGCCGAGCTGGATTAACCTGCTGCTGAAGACGTATGCGTTTATCGGATTGTTCGGCACCTACGGCGCGGCCAATGCCATTCTGAAGACAATCGGCATCGGGCAGCAGCAAATTTTGTTTACGGATTTCAGTTTTATTTTCGTATCGGTGTACATCTTCATCCCGTTCATGATTCTGCCGGTGTTCAATGCGCTGGAGGAAATGAACCCGTCGCTCATCGACGCCTCGCGCGACCTGGGCGCTTCGCCATGGACGACGTTCCGCCGCGTCATCTTCCCGCTGACGATCAACGGCGTGAAGTCCGGCTGCCAGGCGGTATTCATCCCGGCGCTGTCGCTCTTCATGATTACGCGGCTCATCGCGGGAAGCCGCATCATTACGCTAGGCACGGCGATCGAGCAGCATTTTCTCGTTACGCAGGACTGGGGCATGGGCGCGACGATCGCGGTGTTCCTCATTCTCGCGATGGCGATTATTATGGTGCTTACCGGTACGCGCGGCCGGACAAGGAGGTGATCGGACATGAGTTCCAAGTTTAAAGTATCGCATTTATATCTGTGGCTCGTGTTCATCATCCTGTATGCGCCGATTCTGTACCTTGCGTACTACTCGTTCAACAGCGGCGAGACGATGCACGGTTTCGAGGGCTTCACCTGGCATTGGTACCGGGAGGTGTTCGCGGATACGAGGCTCCTGATCATCCTGATGAATACGATCGTCATTGCGCTCTTCTCTTCGGTGATCTCGACGATTCTCGGCGTGATCGGCGCGATTGCGATCCATCGGCTGCGGAAGCTGCAAAATCAGAATGCGCTGCTGTCGCTCAACAACGTGCTGATCGTCAGCCCGGACGTCATCATCGGCGCTTCGTTCCTTATTCTGTTCACGATGCTCGGCATCAAGCTCGGCTTCGCGTCCGTGCTCATCTCGCATATCGCGTTCAGCGTGCCGATCGTCGTTATCATGGTGCTGCCCAAGCTAAAGGAAATGAGCCCGACGCTGCTGGATGCCGCGCGCGATCTTGGGGCGACGGAATGGGACGTGCTAGGGAAAGTCGTGCTGCCGTTTATCAAATCCGGCATTTTCGCAGGATTCTTCATGGCGCTGACGTACTCGCTGGACGATTTCGCAGTCACGTTCTTCGTCACGGGGAATGGTTTTACGACGCTTTCCGTCGAGATCTATTCCAGAGCTAGACAGGGCGTATCCTTGTCGATCAATGCGCTGTCGACGCTGATCTTCCTGTTCACGCTGGCGCTTGTCGTCGGGTATTATATGATCAGCCGCCGCGGTCAGAATAACAGCGCGGGACGTAAAGGCCGGGCCGTAGATTGGAAGGTGCCGAACGAATGAACCAGCTGCTGCGTATGCTGCTCCTTGTCGTCATCCTCGGATTTGCCCTAATGTACGGCGCTTCCGCGCTGAATTCGTCCGAGGGCTTCTCCGGCGCGAACACGCTGACGATTTATAACTGGGGCGATTACATCGACCCGGATCTGATATCGGAATTCGAGAAAGAATCCGGCATCAAGGTCATTTACCAAACCTTCGATTCCAACGAGGCGATGATGACGAAGATCGAACAAGGCGGCACGACGTTCGACATCAGCGTGCCTTCCGAATATGCGATCAGCAAAATGAAGGAAGAAAACCTGCTGCTGCCGATCGACAAGTCTAAGCTGCCGAATTTGAAATATATTAATCCGAGGTTCATGAACCTCTCATTCGACCCGAATAACGAATATTCCATTCCGTATTTCTGGGGAACAGTCGGTATCGTGTACAACTCGGAGATGCTCGGAGGCCGCACGTTCAAGAGCTGGAACGATCTGTGGGACCCGAGCCTGCGCAATCAGATTCTGCTCGTCGACGGCGCGCGCGAGGTTATCGGGTTCGGCTTGAACAGCCTGCATTATTCGCTCAACGATACGAACGAGGACCATCTGCAGGAAGCGAAGGCGAAGTTGAACAAGCTGACGCCGAACGTGAAGGCGATCGTCGGCGACGAGATCAAGATGCTGCTGGCGAACGAAGAAGCGGCGGTCGGCGTCGTCTGGTCCGGCGACGCGTCGGAGATCATGGACGCCAACGACAAGCTGGATTACGTCGTGCCGGAGGAAGGCTCGAACCTGTGGTTCGACAACATGGTCATTCCGAAGACGGCGAAGAACGTCGAGGGCGCGCACAAGTTCATCAACTTCATGCTCGATCCGAAGCATGCCGCGCAGAACGCCGAATACGTCGGCTACGCCACGCCGAACGCGAAGGCGCTCGAATACTTGCCGGAGGATATCTCGGGGGATAAACGGTTCTATCCGGCCCCGGAGCTGACGTCGAAGCTTGAAGTGTACAAGAATTTGGGTAAAAAGATGCTGGCTCACTATAACGAACTGTTCTTGGAGTTCAAGATGCACCGGAAGTAAGAGAAACTGGGGGCGTGAACTTTCATGGGAGAAGGACCAGGCATCAAGGAGAAGAGCCGGACGGCGAAAGTTTGGCTCGGTATTGCCTGCGGGAACGGGCTCGCCGTCATTCTGTTGCTGCTCAGCATGCTTGCGTTAAAGTGGCAGGAGAATTTTAACGGGGTCTACATCTTTGCGGATTTCATCGTTGTGCCGATCGTCATCGGCATCGTCAATGCTTATGTGCTGCGGGGCGAGAAAGTAGGCGCGCCGAAGTATATGCTGTACGGATTGTACAACCTGCTTGTCGTGAATCTGGGAGCGGCTTTGCTCTTGAGGGAAGGGTATATTTGCTTACTCATTCTCTCGCCGCTGATTTACTTCTTCATCATGATGGGGATGTTGATCGGCTGGGGCATGTTCAGAAAGGTCGACCATCGGGTCAATATTTCGATTCTGGCAGGATTGGGCGTGCTCTTGGTTGCTAACCTCGTCACCGCTTCGCCTGGCGGCAGCACGCTTGTCAGCGACACCGTCGTCATCGACGCCAGTCCGGATGAAGTATGGAAGCATGTCGTTGCCTTCGATCCGATTACGGAGAAGCCGGAATATTGGCTGTTTCGGATCGGCCTTCCGAGCCCGGTACAGTCGACGGCGGAGGGCGATTTCGTCGGGGCATGGCGCAAATGCATCTTCTCGAACGGCATCGTATTCGACGAGCGGATCGCGGAGCTGGAGCCGGGGGTTAAGCTGACCTTCGACATTACGAAGCAGCCGGACGATCCGGAAATCATGGGGCATCTGGATCTGCAGAAGGGGCAGTTCATCCTGAAGGACAACGGCGACGGCACGACGACGCTGATCGGCAACAGCTGGTACGACTTGAAAGTGAAGCCGCCGCTGTACTTCAACGTGTGGGCGAAGAGCATCGTGCGCAACGTGCATTTGGAAGTGATGCAGCATATCAAGACGCTATCGGAAGCGGCGTGAAGCTGAAGCAGCGTGCGGCGATCGGACTATGCCGATACGGCGGGGCGTTGCCGGAAGTCGGCGAATGCCGCGCGCCGGTCGATTCTCTCGGGCGATGAATAAAAGGCAGGTCGGGACGAGATGTCCCGACCTGCCTTTTATGGTATGCGCCTGATGCTGCATACGGATGGGAGCGAGGGGCTCGCGTAGCGTGGTACTCGCTTGCGATGGGAGCAGTCCGCGTAGCGAGCAGTTCGCGTAGCGAGCAGACCGCGTAGCGAGCAGACCGCGTAGCGAGCAGACCGCGTTGGAGTTGCCCGCGATGCGAGCAGTCCGCATAGCGAGCAGTCCGTGTAGCGAGCAGACTGCGTTGGAGTTGCCCGCGATGCGAGCAATCCGCATAGCGAGCAGTCCGCATAGCGAGCAGTCCGTGTAGCGAGCAGTTCGCGTAGCGAGCAGTTCGTGTAGCGAGCAGTTCGCGTAGCGAGCAGTTCGCGTAGCGAGCAGTCCGTGTAGCGAGCAGTTCGCGTAGCGAGCAGTCCGTGTAGCGAGCAGTTCGCGTAGCGAGCAGTTCGCGTAGCGAGCAGACCGCGTAG
It encodes:
- a CDS encoding GNAT family N-acetyltransferase, coding for MLKAAVIRQALPADWFELGELQARSYHDAYRRLLPNDFLSKVTAENRQAGCRERLRDNQEYTAMLLVDNRAAGYISLGLPIDARSEDGEITALYLLREYWGHKLGTRLMGWGMERLRERGCTTAGLWVLEKNAGARRFYERRGFRPDGQQRVVMRGDAFVQLRYEKEIEA
- a CDS encoding ABC transporter ATP-binding protein, with the translated sequence MNGQASPGTIISFRGVTKQYEGDDAVLKNVSFEIERGKFYTLLGPSGCGKTTILRLIAGFTEPTKGEIYFDGKLINHVPANKRQVNTVFQDYALFPHLNVFENIAFGLRIKKMKQADIKEKVLEALRFVNLAGYENREITEMSGGQRQRVAIARAIVNRPEIILLDEPLSALDLKLRTEMQVELRDLQRRLGITFIFVTHDQEEALAMSDEIFVLNEGKIQQSGTPTDIYDEPINRFVADFIGESNIVAGRMTADFLVEFAGKTFTCVDQGLQPNEPVDIVIRPEDLEITRAGEAKLQVRVEAQLFRGVHYEIQCADEAGNRWLVHSTRKAEVGEAIGLTFDPEAIHVMRFNETEEEFDKRLEAYA
- a CDS encoding ABC transporter permease, encoding MRPAAEALAQNRSLPRSRNLYLVPYMLWMVLFVFAPILLIVYDSLFDVEGAFTFSNYVHFFTPVYMKMTFSSFWYAFLITAFSLLVGYPAAYLLTKTKHKQLWLLLIILPSWINLLLKTYAFIGLFGTYGAANAILKTIGIGQQQILFTDFSFIFVSVYIFIPFMILPVFNALEEMNPSLIDASRDLGASPWTTFRRVIFPLTINGVKSGCQAVFIPALSLFMITRLIAGSRIITLGTAIEQHFLVTQDWGMGATIAVFLILAMAIIMVLTGTRGRTRR
- a CDS encoding ABC transporter permease, whose product is MSSKFKVSHLYLWLVFIILYAPILYLAYYSFNSGETMHGFEGFTWHWYREVFADTRLLIILMNTIVIALFSSVISTILGVIGAIAIHRLRKLQNQNALLSLNNVLIVSPDVIIGASFLILFTMLGIKLGFASVLISHIAFSVPIVVIMVLPKLKEMSPTLLDAARDLGATEWDVLGKVVLPFIKSGIFAGFFMALTYSLDDFAVTFFVTGNGFTTLSVEIYSRARQGVSLSINALSTLIFLFTLALVVGYYMISRRGQNNSAGRKGRAVDWKVPNE
- a CDS encoding ABC transporter substrate-binding protein, translating into MNQLLRMLLLVVILGFALMYGASALNSSEGFSGANTLTIYNWGDYIDPDLISEFEKESGIKVIYQTFDSNEAMMTKIEQGGTTFDISVPSEYAISKMKEENLLLPIDKSKLPNLKYINPRFMNLSFDPNNEYSIPYFWGTVGIVYNSEMLGGRTFKSWNDLWDPSLRNQILLVDGAREVIGFGLNSLHYSLNDTNEDHLQEAKAKLNKLTPNVKAIVGDEIKMLLANEEAAVGVVWSGDASEIMDANDKLDYVVPEEGSNLWFDNMVIPKTAKNVEGAHKFINFMLDPKHAAQNAEYVGYATPNAKALEYLPEDISGDKRFYPAPELTSKLEVYKNLGKKMLAHYNELFLEFKMHRK
- a CDS encoding SRPBCC family protein, coding for MGEGPGIKEKSRTAKVWLGIACGNGLAVILLLLSMLALKWQENFNGVYIFADFIVVPIVIGIVNAYVLRGEKVGAPKYMLYGLYNLLVVNLGAALLLREGYICLLILSPLIYFFIMMGMLIGWGMFRKVDHRVNISILAGLGVLLVANLVTASPGGSTLVSDTVVIDASPDEVWKHVVAFDPITEKPEYWLFRIGLPSPVQSTAEGDFVGAWRKCIFSNGIVFDERIAELEPGVKLTFDITKQPDDPEIMGHLDLQKGQFILKDNGDGTTTLIGNSWYDLKVKPPLYFNVWAKSIVRNVHLEVMQHIKTLSEAA